In the Phaeobacter gallaeciensis genome, one interval contains:
- a CDS encoding NAD(P)-dependent oxidoreductase → MKIILFGATGDVGSATLREAVSRGHHVTAVARDTSRLGPLPTGVNALSLDLLGKPDAAADAAAGHDLVISALRPAAGHEDELVPLTRAALNAAASAGIPALITGGAALLKLADGSGHTVLSAPDFLPDAVRPIAQACADQDALLEQDTAATWTCLRPPAMLLPGPRTGHYEFGTDTLVTDAEGQSQITYADFAVAMLDLAEAPQVARRRLTAAWTAPAPAMQPG, encoded by the coding sequence ATGAAAATCATTCTCTTCGGCGCCACCGGCGATGTCGGAAGCGCGACCTTGCGCGAAGCCGTGAGCCGCGGCCACCATGTTACGGCCGTGGCCCGGGACACCAGCCGCCTTGGCCCCCTGCCCACCGGCGTCAACGCCCTGTCGCTCGACCTTCTCGGCAAGCCCGACGCGGCAGCGGATGCCGCAGCCGGACATGATCTGGTAATCAGCGCCCTGCGCCCCGCTGCAGGGCACGAAGATGAGTTAGTTCCCCTCACCCGCGCCGCGCTGAACGCGGCTGCATCAGCGGGGATCCCCGCGCTGATCACTGGCGGCGCGGCGCTCCTGAAACTGGCTGATGGCAGTGGCCACACGGTTCTGAGTGCCCCCGATTTCCTGCCGGACGCAGTGCGCCCCATCGCGCAGGCCTGCGCCGATCAGGACGCGCTTCTGGAACAGGACACAGCAGCCACCTGGACCTGCCTGCGCCCGCCCGCGATGCTGTTGCCTGGGCCACGGACCGGCCACTATGAATTTGGTACCGATACGCTGGTCACCGACGCAGAGGGCCAGTCGCAGATCACCTATGCGGATTTCGCGGTGGCGATGCTGGATCTGGCCGAAGCGCCTCAGGTCGCTCGCCGTCGCCTGACCGCGGCCTGGACGGCTCCCGCACCAGCCATGCAGCCCGGCTGA
- a CDS encoding crotonase/enoyl-CoA hydratase family protein: protein MTTVAYEKDGRIARITLNRPETMNAIDDQMPRDLAAAVARADADPGVHVMVLSGAGDAFCAGYDLTFYAEGNGSGEATQPMPWDPIKDYRFMWENTQHFMSMWRAVKPVVCKVHGFAVAGGSDIALCADMTIMAEDAQIGYMPARVWGCPTTAMWVYRLGAERAKRMLFTGDKISGREAADMGLVLKAVPAEQLDDAVEEMAARMATVPINQLAMQKMVINQAIEQTGLMQTQRLATVFDGITRHSPEGIAFKERSEEKGWKQAVWERDEGTYDWTRQEEIPKGNR, encoded by the coding sequence ATGACGACAGTTGCCTATGAAAAAGACGGCCGGATCGCGCGCATCACGCTGAACCGGCCGGAGACCATGAACGCCATCGACGACCAGATGCCGCGGGATCTTGCGGCGGCCGTCGCGCGCGCAGATGCGGATCCGGGCGTGCACGTCATGGTGCTGTCCGGCGCGGGGGATGCCTTTTGCGCTGGCTATGATCTGACCTTTTATGCTGAGGGCAACGGGTCGGGTGAGGCCACCCAGCCGATGCCGTGGGATCCCATCAAGGACTACCGGTTCATGTGGGAAAACACCCAGCATTTTATGTCGATGTGGCGTGCGGTGAAGCCTGTGGTCTGCAAGGTGCACGGTTTTGCGGTCGCGGGCGGATCGGATATCGCGCTGTGCGCGGATATGACGATCATGGCCGAGGATGCGCAGATCGGATACATGCCCGCCCGTGTCTGGGGCTGCCCGACCACGGCGATGTGGGTCTATCGACTTGGCGCCGAGCGGGCCAAGCGGATGCTGTTCACCGGTGACAAGATTTCGGGGCGCGAGGCAGCCGATATGGGACTGGTGCTGAAGGCGGTGCCAGCAGAGCAGCTGGACGATGCGGTAGAGGAGATGGCGGCCCGCATGGCCACGGTTCCGATCAATCAGCTGGCCATGCAGAAAATGGTGATCAACCAGGCGATCGAGCAGACCGGTTTGATGCAGACCCAGCGGCTGGCGACGGTATTCGATGGCATCACTCGCCATTCTCCGGAAGGTATCGCTTTCAAGGAACGTTCCGAGGAAAAGGGCTGGAAACAGGCGGTCTGGGAGCGTGATGAGGGCACATACGACTGGACCCGGCAGGAGGAAATCCCGAAGGGCAACCGGTAA
- a CDS encoding ABC transporter ATP-binding protein gives MSAILSIRDLRKTYEGGFEALKGASLEIEEGEILALLGPNGAGKTTLISTVCGITTPTSGSVTVAGHDILQEFRAARRLIGLVPQEINLEPFETVWNAVRFSRGLFGKPKNDALLEEILKKLSLWDKRKSQIKELSGGMKRRVLIAKALSHEPRVLFLDEPTAGVDVELRKDMWEVVRELKADGVTIILTTHYIEEAEAIADRIGVITKGQILLVQEKADLMAQMGRKQLEVQLTSPITEVPEALAAHGLELGADGRSLIYSYDTRGERTGITALLNDVAAAGLVLSDVVTRQSSLEDIFVGLVAGEES, from the coding sequence ATGTCAGCGATCCTGTCTATACGCGATCTGCGCAAGACCTACGAAGGTGGGTTCGAGGCGCTGAAAGGGGCCTCTCTGGAGATTGAAGAGGGCGAAATCCTTGCCTTGCTCGGGCCGAATGGCGCGGGCAAGACAACCCTGATTTCAACCGTCTGCGGTATCACCACGCCCACATCAGGCAGCGTCACCGTCGCTGGGCATGATATCCTGCAGGAATTCCGCGCGGCGCGTCGGCTGATCGGGCTGGTGCCGCAGGAAATCAATCTGGAACCGTTTGAAACGGTCTGGAACGCGGTGCGGTTTTCACGCGGCCTGTTCGGCAAGCCCAAGAATGACGCGCTGCTGGAGGAGATCCTGAAGAAGCTATCCCTCTGGGACAAGCGCAAGAGCCAGATCAAGGAACTGTCGGGCGGCATGAAACGCCGGGTGCTGATCGCCAAGGCGCTAAGCCACGAGCCGCGCGTGCTGTTCCTGGATGAGCCCACCGCCGGTGTCGATGTGGAACTGCGCAAGGACATGTGGGAGGTGGTGCGCGAGCTGAAGGCCGATGGCGTCACCATTATCCTGACCACCCATTACATCGAAGAGGCCGAAGCCATTGCCGACCGGATCGGGGTGATCACCAAGGGGCAGATCCTGCTGGTGCAGGAGAAGGCTGATCTGATGGCGCAGATGGGCCGCAAGCAGCTGGAAGTGCAGCTGACATCGCCGATCACCGAAGTGCCCGAGGCGTTGGCAGCGCATGGGCTGGAACTGGGCGCGGACGGGCGGTCACTCATCTACAGCTACGACACAAGGGGCGAGCGGACCGGCATCACCGCGCTGCTCAACGATGTGGCTGCGGCCGGGCTGGTGCTGTCAGATGTGGTGACACGCCAATCCAGCCTTGAGGATATCTTTGTCGGTCTTGTCGCGGGAGAAGAGTCATGA
- a CDS encoding ABC transporter permease yields the protein MNWTAVASIYRFEMARFFRTLMQSFLSPVLSTSLYFVVFGAAIGSRIDEVEGIAYGAFIVPGLIMLSVITQSISNASFGIYFPKFIGTVYELLSAPINFLEIVLGYVGAAATKALFIGVVILCTASLFVDLSIAHPFAMVLFLLLTCLSFALLGFIIGIWAKNFEQLQLVPLLIVTPLVFLGGSFYSISMLPPIWQKITMFNPVVYLISGFRWSFFGTADVPVGTSLLAIGGFTCLCLAVIWWIFKTGWRIRS from the coding sequence ATGAACTGGACGGCGGTTGCATCAATATATCGCTTTGAAATGGCGCGCTTCTTTCGCACGCTGATGCAAAGCTTCCTGTCGCCGGTCCTGTCGACCTCGCTTTATTTCGTGGTCTTTGGCGCCGCCATTGGTAGCCGCATCGACGAGGTCGAGGGCATCGCCTATGGCGCCTTCATCGTGCCGGGGCTGATCATGCTGAGCGTGATCACGCAGAGCATTTCGAATGCCTCCTTTGGGATCTATTTCCCCAAATTCATCGGCACGGTTTACGAGCTGTTGTCGGCGCCGATCAATTTCCTTGAGATTGTCCTCGGCTATGTCGGGGCGGCCGCGACCAAGGCGCTGTTCATTGGGGTGGTGATCCTGTGCACGGCCTCGCTGTTCGTAGATCTGTCCATCGCGCACCCTTTTGCCATGGTGCTGTTCCTGCTGCTGACGTGCCTCAGCTTTGCGCTGTTGGGCTTCATCATCGGGATCTGGGCGAAAAACTTTGAACAGCTGCAACTTGTGCCGTTGCTGATCGTGACTCCGCTGGTGTTTCTTGGCGGATCTTTCTACTCGATCTCGATGTTGCCGCCGATCTGGCAAAAGATCACCATGTTCAATCCGGTGGTCTATCTGATCTCGGGCTTCCGCTGGTCCTTCTTTGGCACCGCAGATGTCCCGGTCGGGACCAGCCTCTTGGCCATCGGTGGTTTTACCTGCCTGTGCCTTGCGGTGATCTGGTGGATTTTCAAAACCGGCTGGCGCATCCGGTCTTGA
- a CDS encoding winged helix-turn-helix transcriptional regulator → MKWHDMKEAACPVARAMGVVGDRWTLLILRECFLGVRRFDDFQKSLGITRHLLAERLKRLEAMGLLERRPYQERPLRHEYRLTESGKAFAPVMLALQDWARSNLPSEAPSPLSFILRDGGEEIEPVVTDRHTGQELNHRTVLMRYSDEAKSSD, encoded by the coding sequence ATGAAATGGCATGACATGAAAGAAGCCGCCTGCCCGGTGGCGCGGGCGATGGGGGTGGTGGGCGACCGCTGGACCCTTTTGATTTTGCGGGAATGTTTCCTGGGTGTGCGCCGGTTCGACGACTTCCAGAAAAGCCTAGGGATCACTCGGCATCTGCTCGCCGAACGGCTGAAACGGCTTGAGGCGATGGGCCTGCTGGAGCGCCGCCCCTATCAGGAACGCCCCCTGCGTCACGAATACCGACTAACCGAATCGGGCAAGGCCTTTGCCCCGGTGATGCTCGCCTTACAGGACTGGGCGCGCAGCAATCTTCCCAGCGAGGCCCCCTCTCCCCTCTCCTTTATCCTCAGGGACGGCGGCGAGGAGATCGAACCGGTGGTGACCGACCGGCACACCGGACAGGAGTTAAACCACCGGACGGTTCTGATGCGCTATAGCGACGAGGCAAAATCCAGCGACTGA
- a CDS encoding alpha/beta hydrolase: MVSVTSNATLKRRPSPSLAMLQRASGMLEAISPAAASFVLATLFTRPRRQKLPKRERDWLLAAAARPLRLQSGVEIPLYEWRATPRGHGVLDEAPLPTILLVHGMSGRAGQLGGFAAPLVKAGFRVVAFDAPGHGAAPGRRSSLPEMLWVTEEVAAHLGPLAGIIAHSNGAAATVAALSRGLRVRRVALLAPPTDLAAYLGKIARLLGFGPKVAKGAQTLLEKRYGLPFDALRGTDLARGLAQPSLIVHDNADRVVPTSEGRALADSWPGARLHVTAGLGHGKILRDDSVIARVVEHLTPEVASVEEE, translated from the coding sequence ATGGTCAGTGTCACATCGAATGCAACGCTCAAACGCCGCCCATCGCCCTCCCTGGCGATGCTCCAGCGGGCATCGGGCATGTTGGAGGCTATTTCTCCGGCGGCGGCCTCTTTCGTGCTGGCGACGCTGTTCACCCGGCCAAGACGGCAAAAGTTGCCGAAACGGGAGCGGGACTGGCTGCTGGCAGCGGCTGCGCGGCCCCTGCGGCTGCAATCGGGTGTCGAGATTCCACTTTATGAATGGCGCGCGACGCCACGTGGCCATGGTGTCCTGGATGAGGCGCCTCTGCCGACCATCCTGTTGGTACATGGCATGTCGGGCCGGGCCGGGCAGCTCGGCGGTTTCGCGGCGCCACTGGTCAAGGCCGGGTTCCGGGTCGTGGCCTTTGACGCGCCGGGCCACGGGGCAGCTCCGGGGCGTCGCAGTTCGTTGCCGGAAATGCTGTGGGTAACCGAGGAGGTCGCGGCGCATCTGGGGCCGTTGGCCGGGATTATCGCCCACTCCAATGGCGCGGCAGCCACGGTGGCTGCACTGTCGCGGGGACTCCGGGTGCGACGGGTTGCGCTATTGGCGCCGCCGACGGATCTGGCGGCCTATCTGGGTAAGATCGCCCGGCTTTTGGGCTTTGGGCCGAAGGTGGCAAAAGGCGCGCAGACCCTGCTGGAAAAACGCTATGGTCTTCCATTCGATGCGCTGCGCGGCACCGATCTTGCCCGCGGATTGGCGCAACCGTCCCTGATTGTGCATGACAATGCGGACCGTGTGGTGCCGACCTCGGAAGGGCGTGCCTTGGCGGACAGCTGGCCGGGGGCGCGGTTGCATGTGACCGCGGGGCTGGGACATGGCAAGATCCTGCGGGATGACAGTGTGATCGCCCGGGTTGTCGAACATCTGACACCTGAGGTCGCGTCGGTCGAAGAGGAGTGA
- the pobA gene encoding 4-hydroxybenzoate 3-monooxygenase, with product MTVQKTQVAIIGGGPSGLLLSQLLHRKGIDSIVLERQSRDYVLSRIRAGVLEHGFVNLMREAGCGARMDAEGEVHEGFYIAHQGRNDRIDLEKYADGATVMVYGQTEVTRDLYAARDAMDGVVIHEAANVQPHDLKSESPYITYEKDGSEHRIDCDFIVGADGFHGVSRKSIPGDVLKEYEKVYPFGWLGILSETKPVSPELIYARHERGFALCSMRSQVLSRYYIQVPLTDKPEDWSDDAFWAELKSRLPEDVAAGLETGPSIEKSIAPLRSFVAEPMRYGNLFLAGDAAHIVPPTGAKGLNSAASDIYYLYHGFMDHYLNGDSAGLDGYSEKALARVWKAERFSWWMTNLLHLFPDAQEVDQRLQCTDLDYLFSSDAAQASLAENYVGLPY from the coding sequence ATGACCGTGCAGAAAACCCAAGTCGCAATCATCGGAGGCGGTCCTTCGGGCCTGCTGTTGTCGCAGCTGTTGCACCGCAAGGGGATCGATAGCATCGTACTGGAACGGCAATCCCGCGACTATGTGTTGAGCCGGATCCGGGCAGGTGTGCTGGAGCATGGTTTCGTCAATCTGATGCGCGAAGCCGGTTGCGGAGCGCGCATGGATGCCGAAGGCGAGGTGCACGAAGGTTTCTATATCGCCCATCAGGGGCGCAACGACCGTATCGATCTGGAAAAATATGCAGATGGCGCCACGGTCATGGTCTATGGCCAGACCGAGGTGACGCGTGATCTATATGCCGCCCGCGATGCCATGGACGGGGTGGTCATTCACGAGGCCGCCAATGTGCAGCCGCATGATCTGAAGTCCGAAAGCCCCTATATCACCTACGAAAAAGACGGATCCGAGCACCGGATTGACTGCGATTTCATCGTCGGCGCCGACGGGTTCCACGGGGTCAGCCGCAAATCTATTCCCGGCGATGTGTTGAAGGAATACGAAAAGGTCTATCCCTTTGGCTGGCTGGGCATTCTGTCGGAAACCAAGCCCGTCTCGCCCGAGCTGATCTATGCCCGTCACGAGCGTGGCTTTGCGCTTTGCTCGATGCGCAGCCAGGTGCTGAGCCGCTATTACATTCAGGTGCCACTGACGGATAAGCCCGAGGACTGGTCGGATGATGCTTTCTGGGCAGAGCTGAAGAGCCGCCTGCCTGAGGATGTGGCCGCTGGGCTGGAAACCGGCCCGTCGATCGAGAAATCCATCGCGCCGCTGCGCAGTTTCGTGGCCGAGCCGATGCGCTATGGCAATCTGTTCCTGGCCGGGGATGCGGCGCATATCGTGCCGCCCACCGGGGCCAAGGGGCTGAATTCGGCGGCGTCGGATATCTACTATCTCTACCATGGCTTTATGGATCACTACCTCAATGGCGACAGCGCCGGGCTGGATGGCTACTCGGAAAAGGCACTGGCCCGGGTCTGGAAGGCAGAACGGTTCAGCTGGTGGATGACCAACCTGTTGCATCTCTTCCCGGATGCGCAGGAAGTGGATCAGCGCCTGCAGTGTACCGACCTTGATTACCTGTTCTCTTCGGATGCGGCGCAGGCTTCGCTCGCCGAAAATTATGTGGGCCTGCCCTACTGA
- a CDS encoding CoxG family protein, with protein MQMSDQKEIAAPPTEVYAALLNPEVLKACVPGATEVTGSPEEGFEASVTQKVGPVKATFKGQVTLSDLVPGEKLTIAGEGKGGAAGFAKGGAKVSLEPSDGGTMLSYEVEAKVGGKLAQLGSRIIDGFAKKMADQFFVNLQTHLAPEAENAGEDGAEDGGEEGEGKKGWFKKMTGG; from the coding sequence ATGCAGATGAGTGATCAGAAGGAAATTGCCGCCCCGCCGACCGAGGTCTACGCCGCGCTGCTGAACCCCGAGGTGCTGAAAGCCTGCGTGCCTGGCGCCACCGAGGTAACGGGCTCCCCGGAGGAAGGCTTCGAGGCTTCGGTTACCCAGAAGGTCGGCCCGGTCAAGGCGACCTTCAAGGGGCAGGTGACCCTGTCGGATCTGGTTCCAGGCGAAAAGCTGACCATCGCCGGTGAAGGCAAGGGCGGCGCGGCCGGATTTGCCAAGGGCGGCGCAAAGGTGAGCCTGGAACCCTCTGATGGCGGCACCATGCTGAGCTATGAGGTCGAAGCCAAGGTCGGAGGCAAGCTGGCGCAACTGGGCAGCCGGATCATCGACGGCTTTGCCAAGAAGATGGCCGATCAGTTCTTCGTCAACCTGCAGACTCATCTGGCGCCCGAAGCGGAAAACGCTGGGGAAGACGGCGCCGAGGATGGCGGCGAAGAGGGTGAAGGCAAAAAAGGCTGGTTCAAGAAAATGACGGGCGGCTAA
- a CDS encoding helix-turn-helix domain-containing protein codes for MTSALQIRSYNLFGETDELADVLHVETIRSRSEQHDWQLSPHRHARLHQVLFMTSGGGVVDLDGGAHTLPAPCFVNIPRGVVHGYTFEPETSGWVVTLPSDLVDHCIRSGEGVRGPLDHACVLPLPPDLRSMAETLYQEYHGQNFARAQLLRSLAGTLTALVARHIHTAEGGDRQNGGNPIFSRFETLVEQHFRSRRPLAEYARDLAVSPTHLNRIVHQVTGQSASHLVNERMLREARRMLLYTSLSAAQIAYDLGFSDPAHFSRVFTKGTGMPPRAFRKQLGDSA; via the coding sequence ATGACCAGCGCTCTTCAGATCCGCAGCTACAACCTGTTCGGGGAAACCGATGAACTGGCGGACGTGCTGCATGTGGAGACGATCCGCTCCCGCTCCGAGCAGCATGATTGGCAGCTGTCACCGCACCGGCACGCCCGGCTGCATCAGGTGCTGTTCATGACCAGTGGCGGCGGCGTGGTGGACCTGGACGGCGGCGCCCATACCCTGCCCGCCCCCTGTTTCGTCAATATACCGCGCGGGGTTGTTCACGGTTACACGTTCGAACCAGAGACCAGCGGCTGGGTTGTCACCCTGCCCTCAGACCTTGTTGATCACTGCATCCGCAGCGGCGAAGGCGTGCGCGGCCCGCTGGATCATGCCTGCGTTTTGCCGCTGCCGCCCGACCTGCGCAGCATGGCCGAAACGCTTTATCAGGAATACCACGGCCAGAATTTTGCCCGCGCTCAGCTGCTGCGTTCGCTCGCCGGAACCCTGACCGCCCTTGTCGCCCGCCATATTCACACAGCTGAGGGCGGCGACCGTCAGAATGGTGGCAACCCGATCTTTTCCCGCTTTGAAACCCTCGTAGAGCAACATTTCCGCAGCCGCCGCCCGCTGGCGGAGTATGCACGCGATCTCGCCGTCTCCCCGACCCATCTGAACCGGATCGTGCATCAGGTCACGGGCCAGTCCGCATCGCATCTGGTGAATGAACGCATGCTGCGCGAAGCCCGGCGGATGCTGCTTTACACGTCGCTCAGCGCGGCGCAGATCGCCTATGATCTTGGGTTCAGCGATCCCGCCCATTTCAGCCGCGTCTTCACCAAGGGCACCGGCATGCCGCCGCGCGCCTTTCGCAAACAATTGGGCGACAGCGCCTGA
- a CDS encoding TetR/AcrR family transcriptional regulator — protein sequence MGNKTWTKTADSRSAQREIKRRAVLMAGARLFNDQGYEQTSLEDIAAALNITKRTIYYYVQSKEDILFGCHQLSLEFLGEVMEISRDDSLPVAERISRLIRGYCEWVSTDLGASLAMVRAHSLSPERREALHEGKARVDFQLRMLIEKGIREGVIRHCDPRLVAAGVFGALNWIPFWNRTDRPVPHEEIAEQYLAMILNGLLPGAGGSKR from the coding sequence ATGGGCAATAAAACCTGGACGAAAACGGCAGACAGCCGCAGTGCGCAGCGCGAGATCAAACGCCGCGCAGTGCTGATGGCCGGTGCGCGCCTGTTCAACGATCAGGGTTATGAGCAGACCTCGCTTGAGGATATCGCCGCCGCGCTCAACATCACCAAGCGCACGATCTACTATTATGTGCAAAGCAAGGAGGACATCCTGTTCGGTTGCCACCAGCTGAGCCTGGAATTCCTGGGCGAGGTGATGGAGATCAGCCGAGATGACAGCCTGCCAGTGGCTGAGCGGATTTCGCGACTGATCCGCGGCTATTGCGAGTGGGTGTCCACCGATCTTGGTGCCAGCCTGGCCATGGTGCGGGCGCACAGCCTGTCGCCCGAGCGGCGCGAGGCCCTGCATGAGGGTAAAGCGCGGGTGGATTTTCAGCTGCGGATGCTGATTGAGAAGGGTATTCGCGAAGGCGTCATCCGCCATTGCGATCCGCGTCTTGTGGCGGCCGGGGTGTTTGGCGCGCTGAACTGGATCCCTTTCTGGAACCGCACTGACCGGCCGGTTCCCCACGAAGAAATTGCCGAACAGTATCTTGCAATGATCCTGAATGGTTTGCTGCCAGGCGCCGGGGGCAGCAAGCGCTGA